Part of the Terriglobales bacterium genome, AAGTGTTCTCTGCCTCGGCGCGCGGCAAAATCAAAAGCAATGGTGGTGATAACGATCACCAGAACGAACAACACCAGCAGCTTGAAAAAAATTCGGCTTCTCACCTGGGAGCCTCAAACCGGTACCCGGCCCCGCGCACCGTCTTCAGCAGACGCGGATTCTCCGGATCCCGCTCGATCTTCTCCCGAATGCGGCGCACATAGACGTCCACCGAGCGGGGAGTTACAAATTGCGTGTCCCGCCAAACCGCATCCAGCAACTGATCGCGCGTGAACACTCGCCCGGGATGCCGCGCCAGATAATCGAGCAGACGGAATTCCGTTGCCGTCGTGGGAACCTTCTTCCCACGCACGCTCAAAGTCATCGCCCCGGTGTCGATCTCGATATCACCCGCCTTCAGCAGCGCCGGAGCCAGGGGCCGCTCGAAGCGGCGCAGCACGGCCTTGACCCGCGCCACCAGTTCGCGTGGACTGAAGGGCTTAGTGATGTAATCGTCCGCTCCCAATTCCAGCCCGACGATGCGATCCGCCTCCGAGCTGCGCGCCGTAAGAAAGATAACCGGAATAGGGGCCAGGGTGGCTGTTTGCCGAATCTTACGGCAAAGATCCAGGCCGTCGCCGGCAGGAATCATAATGTCTAGAAGGAACAGCGCGGGCGGCTGCTTCTCTGCGTCATTCAGCACGCCTGCAGCCGTGGGAAAAGCTCGGACTGCATAGCCGGCTGCCTCCAGATGATGGCGCACCAGCCGGGAGATATCCAGGTCGTCTTCCACCAGATAGATCATTCGCCGCAAGATTAACCTACACCACCCATTGGAGGCTATCTTATTGAGAAGATGGAGCCTAAACAGCCCTCAGGACCGAAAATTTTCATCAAACTGTAACAATTTTTTGACCGCAAACCGCGGATAGCGGCCTCCCTCCACTGGCGCTAACTTAACTTTGGAGGTGATACTTGATTAACGCAATGATTCCGGCCCCGACCAACGAATTCTGGAAGGCCGTGCTCGCCCGCGATCGCCGCTTCGATCGCATCTTTGTGTACGGCGTCGGGTCGACAGGAGTTTACTGCCGGCCCTCCTGCCCATCGCGGCGGCCGCGCCCTGAAAAAGTCGAATTCTTTGACGGACCGGATGCCGCCGAGCGCTCCGGCTTCCGTGCCTGCCAGCGTTGCCATCCGCGCGATGTTAACCGCAGCGATCCCAAGGCACAGCTTGTGCAGAACCTCTGCGGTCTGATCGACCGCCACATCGACGAACCGCTAAGCTTGCAACTTCTCGCCGATCAGGCCAAGCTCAGCCCATTTCATCTGCAGAAGACCTTCAAGCAGGTACTGGGCATCTCCCCGCGCGAGTACGCAGATGCTCGCCGCCTGCTGCTGCTGAAATCGAAGCTGAAGAACGGCGGCGATGTCACCACCGCTGTATACGACGCCGGCTATGGCTCGAGCAGTCGCGTTTATGAACGTGCGCCGTCTCATCTCGGCATGACGCCTGGTTCCTACCGGCAGGGTGCACCAGGAATTGCGATCAGCTACGCGATCACAGACTCCCCCTTGGGGCGCATGCTGGTGGCAACTACTGATCGTGGCGTTTGCGCGGTGCGCTTCGGAGATTCGGACCGCGAACTTGAGTCCGGCTTGCGCCAGGAATTTCCCAAGGCCGACATCACAGCCGACAACCAACGATTGCGCTCAGCCATAAGCACTCTGCTGGCGGAACTCGAAGGCAAGAATCTCGGCGGCACGAATGGGAACGCGAGCGCCCATCCTGACTTGCCTCTCGATGTTCGCGCGACCGCATTTCAGTGGCGTGTCTGGAAGGCACTACGCGAAATTCCTCGCGGATTCACTCGCTCCTATGCCGAGATCGCGCGCGCCATCCGGCAGCCCACGGCGGTTCGGGCCGTGGCTCGCGCCTGCGCGACAAATCCGGTTGCTGTGCTGATTCCCTGTCATCGTGTGGTGCGCAGCGACGGTGAACCTGGCGGCTATCGCTGGGGAGCGGCCCGCAAACGCGCGCTATTAGAACGTGAGAAGAAAAACAAGGTCTAGGTCAGCGCATGTTCTCGGCATGCATCCACCCTCTTAATTGTCACGATTGAATGTGATTGCGGTTGCGCCGGTGCCCAGGTTCGCGCCTTGCTTTCGGCGCTAACCTGGGTTTCTTCCAACGCCCCCAAGCCGCCGATACGGCTTAGCTCCCCTCATCGGCTGACGGACCGTAAATCGCCGGAACCTTTTGGTCGTTCAGCCGCAAATACACTGTCAGTTGGCCGCGATGATGCGCCATGTGATTGAGGACACCGTCGCGAACCGCGACATAGCGGGGCTGTTCGCTCATCAGCTTGCCCCCGCCAACATGCGCCACTTCGTGTTCATCAAGTGATCGTCCGTTGTCTTCTGCAGAACCTCTCGTCCCTTCTTCAGGCTGGCCTCGAACTGCTCCAGCAGCTCGCGACGAGTCTTCCATCCTTGCGGCTTGATCTTCGAGCCACCGGGCGGCCGGATATCTAATTCATCCATATTCACGATCATGTCAAGCCATGCCGGCATGGTGGCAACGATCGTCGCCAGCGAACCCAGAGTCATTGACTTCTCATGTGGCTTCCAGTCGTTCTTGCCTTCCGGGACCTTTTCCAGGGCCTTGCGGCTGGCAACCGCCTCGCGCTCTAGTTCAGCCAGCAGCATTTCCGTGATTTTCATCCGCGCCCTCCCTTGACATGTGTTAGATGACGGCCCTCGAAGATAGATCCTGAGTAAAATTTCTAACCTTCCGGATTGCATGTCTCCAATTCCGTCAGTGCACAGGCCCAAGTTAATTGTGTAAGCAACAATGGAAGCGTAAGATTCTTGTCGTCAGGCACGAAGGAAAGGAATGCAGGAGATTGATCATGGCAGAGCCGATTATCATCGCCATGATGATTCTATGCTTCTTGCTAGGAGCGCTGAGGAGCCGCCACCGCCTCGGATCTCGGCAGGAAGTTCTTCAGCTTTTCAACTCTTTTTCCTGTAGTTCCCATCGTCAGGCTTTCCATTACGCGTTTCACGCGCGTCCGCGGAATAACTATCTCAACCATAACAGTTGACTCACACGGAACCAGGCTTGCCCGTGTAGTGTTGCTCGTGGTGGACATCGGCGTGGTCTTCGAGCGACTCCAGATGAGTGATGACTTCGGCCGGCATTCCAAGTTCTGCCGGCAGGCGTTCTTCCAAAATTGTTGCCAGGCGGTGAGCCTCGCTGACCGAGGTCCGCGACGGGAATAACAGGTGTACTTCGATAATCTGACGATAGCCGGTAGTGCGGAAACGCACGCCGTGGTACTGGATCCCAAGTTCCGAACAGATTGCGTCCAGCTTGTCGCCAATTTTGCGACCGGCTTTGGGATCAGAGTAATCCAGCAGGCCGACCGCCGAACGCCACACCAGATGCCCTCCAGACCAGAGAATATTCACGGCAACCACAATGGCCACCAGCGGATCGAACGGTTTCCAGAGCGTCAGCAGCACCAGCACCAACCCGCTGACTACGCCGAAGCTGGTCCAGCTGTCGGTCAGGACGTGTTTGCCATTGGCTTCGAGAATCAGCGAATTAGCGCGCCTGCCGGTCCGCAGCAGATAGTAACCGAGAGCGGCGTTCAGTATTCCTGCGATCAGCACCAGCAGGGCTCCGGCTCCTACATGTTCCAACTGCAGCCCGGCGATCCACTTCCGGATCGATTCGTAGAGAATCGCCAGCGCGGCCACGATGATCATGGCTCCTTCAAATCCCGCGGAGAAGAAGGTGATCCGCTCGTAGCCATAGAGGAAATGATCGGACGCAGGCTTGGTGCTGAGGCGAAGGCTGAAGCTGGCAAACGCCACCGCGATCACGTGAATCACCGATTCCGCTGCATCCGAAAAGATGGCCGCGGAATGGGTCATCAGGAAAGCGGTCGTTTTGGCGATGAGCATCGCCACGCCAAAGATCAGCGAGAGACGCATGGCGAATTGCGTATCGCGCAATTCCTGCTCGCTTCTCCTCGTCGCCCTAGCCGCTATAGGCGCTGGTGCCATTTCCTTATCTTCGCAGATCAGAAGCTACCTACTTAACACACGGTTTATTACAGGATGTGACGTCGCTCACGCGGCGTCGGTTGATCCGCTTCTTTCGAACTGTACAGCCCATGTGTTGGGGGTCACTGACTTCAAGCTCCATGGCGCTTAGACTCACTTAGGGATTTCCGCGTCAGCGGGAAGGCCTGCCGTGAACGCTACCATCGAACAACTTTCCCGGATATCCGTAGCTGCGAAATCGCCTGCTGTTCTTGCCCTCACAAAGACACGCCCACGCGAGTATGGCCTGGACTGGCTCCGGGTCATCGCCTTTGTGATTCTCATCGGTTATCACACGGGCATGTACTTTGTCCCCTGGCCCTGGATGGTCAAGAATCCTGAGAGTTGTCACTGGCTGCAGTGGGTTATGATCTTCTTCAACCGCTGGCGCCTCCCGTTGCTGTTCTTCATCTCGGGAGCCGGCACCTGGTTCAATCTTCAACGCCGCGGCGCGGGTGAGTTTGCCTTGGAACGCGTGCGCCGATTGCTGGTGCCTCTCGGGTTCGGTGTGTTCGTCATCGTTCCGCCGCAGATTTACATCGAGCGAATCCTTGCCGGAAGGCACTATTCGTCATATTTCGATTTTTGGGGAACAGTCTTTACGCTGGTTCCCTACCCCCAGGGCAATCTCAGTTTTCATCATCTCTGGTTCATACCCTACATCTTCAGCTACTCGCTTCTGGGATTGCCGCTCTTTGTGCTGCTCCTTTCTTCTTCAGGACGCTCCGTCGTGGACCGCCTCGCGCGGCTCTGTGAACACCGCGGATTCATTTATCTGATAAATATTCCAATCGTTGCCGCTGCACTCATGCTGGTACCCCACTGGCCCACCACCTACAACCTCATTTCCGATTGGGCCAACTTCACCGTCTCCCTGCTCTATTTCCTGATGGGCTTTGTTGTGTGTGGCTCACAGCGCTTCCTGAACCTGGTGGAGAGCCGCCGCCGCGAATTCCTGTTTGCATCGGCCATCATGTTGATCCTGTTCTACGGCATTCGGGTCGACAACTTCTTGAGCGCGTTCTCCGCGCCTACCCGTTATTGGGTATTCACAGTCGTTGACTCTTATTTTGCCCTGACCATGATCCTCACCCTCGTGGCATGGAGCCGCGCGAAACTCAATCGCAACACTGCCACTCTTCGTCACGCCAACACTGCGGTCTACCCCTTCTACATCGTTCACCAGACCATCACTGTCCTGCTCGGCTACATGTGGCTGCAGTGGCACATCCCCTTTGCGGTCAAATTCCCTTTCTTATTCGCCGGGACATTTCTGGGGAGTTGGGCTATATACGAGACCGTTCGGCGTCATCGGGTCACCCGCATGCTCTTCGGGATGAAAAGCTGATCGCGCAATCCTGAGCACAGGCCTGCAATCAGGATTGAAAACGGGTTGCCGGCTTCTCCGCACTACTTCTGCTTGGGTGGGAAATCCGTGAGCAGTTTCTGCATGCCAGGACATATCCTTCCGCTGCGATCAGTTCGGCATTAAAAAGCTCGCACCGTGTTGTCACCGCGAAACATCTCATAAAAGGAGGCTTGGCACTTGCGCAACGCACGACCTGGTAGTGCGCAAAGAGTTTGCCAGACAGGAGCCTTAATGCCCGCTTCGTCCAATCTTCCAATCGGGGTTGTGCATGAGATGGGGGCCCGCCAACGGCCAGCAGCAACAAAGACTCGACTTTACTGAATATCTGGATGGCCTGTACGGTTATGCCATGGTGTTGTCGAGAAACAGTGCCGAAGCAGAGGATCTGGTTCAGGAAACGTGTCTGCGGGCGTTACGAGGCATGGGTGGACTGCGATCCGGCGACAGCGCAAAGAGCTGGCTATTTAAGATCCTGCGCAATACTTGGCTTAACCAATTGCGTCATCGGCGTACCGCACCTGATGTCGTCGAGTTCGATTCTGACGTGAGCAAACCCAATGAGCCCGCCGACCCGAGGCAGGACCCCCTTTCCGTTTATATCGCTGAACTTGAGCGTGGACAGGTGCGGGCTGCGATCCAGCAGCTTCCTGTGGAATTCCGCGAAATCATCATCCTGCGCGAATACGAAGAGCTCTCATATCAGGAGATTGCAGGCGTTCTCGATTGTCCACCTGGTACAGTCATGTCGCGGTTGGCAAGAGCGCGTGCCCGGCTCCGGGAGTTGCTTCCGGCGGAATTGATGTCTCCGCAATCGGGAAAAACGGAAGCAGCCAAGGTCAGCGAGGGCGCGGCATGAGATTAGGACCCACGCCGCCCTGCAGCTAGCTCTAGCGCCAGCAAAAGTACAGAAACAATTTCCTCGGGCATCG contains:
- a CDS encoding response regulator transcription factor; this translates as MRRMIYLVEDDLDISRLVRHHLEAAGYAVRAFPTAAGVLNDAEKQPPALFLLDIMIPAGDGLDLCRKIRQTATLAPIPVIFLTARSSEADRIVGLELGADDYITKPFSPRELVARVKAVLRRFERPLAPALLKAGDIEIDTGAMTLSVRGKKVPTTATEFRLLDYLARHPGRVFTRDQLLDAVWRDTQFVTPRSVDVYVRRIREKIERDPENPRLLKTVRGAGYRFEAPR
- the ada gene encoding bifunctional DNA-binding transcriptional regulator/O6-methylguanine-DNA methyltransferase Ada, with the translated sequence MIPAPTNEFWKAVLARDRRFDRIFVYGVGSTGVYCRPSCPSRRPRPEKVEFFDGPDAAERSGFRACQRCHPRDVNRSDPKAQLVQNLCGLIDRHIDEPLSLQLLADQAKLSPFHLQKTFKQVLGISPREYADARRLLLLKSKLKNGGDVTTAVYDAGYGSSSRVYERAPSHLGMTPGSYRQGAPGIAISYAITDSPLGRMLVATTDRGVCAVRFGDSDRELESGLRQEFPKADITADNQRLRSAISTLLAELEGKNLGGTNGNASAHPDLPLDVRATAFQWRVWKALREIPRGFTRSYAEIARAIRQPTAVRAVARACATNPVAVLIPCHRVVRSDGEPGGYRWGAARKRALLEREKKNKV
- a CDS encoding DinB family protein — encoded protein: MSEQPRYVAVRDGVLNHMAHHRGQLTVYLRLNDQKVPAIYGPSADEGS
- a CDS encoding cation diffusion facilitator family transporter — encoded protein: MAPAPIAARATRRSEQELRDTQFAMRLSLIFGVAMLIAKTTAFLMTHSAAIFSDAAESVIHVIAVAFASFSLRLSTKPASDHFLYGYERITFFSAGFEGAMIIVAALAILYESIRKWIAGLQLEHVGAGALLVLIAGILNAALGYYLLRTGRRANSLILEANGKHVLTDSWTSFGVVSGLVLVLLTLWKPFDPLVAIVVAVNILWSGGHLVWRSAVGLLDYSDPKAGRKIGDKLDAICSELGIQYHGVRFRTTGYRQIIEVHLLFPSRTSVSEAHRLATILEERLPAELGMPAEVITHLESLEDHADVHHEQHYTGKPGSV
- a CDS encoding acyltransferase encodes the protein MNATIEQLSRISVAAKSPAVLALTKTRPREYGLDWLRVIAFVILIGYHTGMYFVPWPWMVKNPESCHWLQWVMIFFNRWRLPLLFFISGAGTWFNLQRRGAGEFALERVRRLLVPLGFGVFVIVPPQIYIERILAGRHYSSYFDFWGTVFTLVPYPQGNLSFHHLWFIPYIFSYSLLGLPLFVLLLSSSGRSVVDRLARLCEHRGFIYLINIPIVAAALMLVPHWPTTYNLISDWANFTVSLLYFLMGFVVCGSQRFLNLVESRRREFLFASAIMLILFYGIRVDNFLSAFSAPTRYWVFTVVDSYFALTMILTLVAWSRAKLNRNTATLRHANTAVYPFYIVHQTITVLLGYMWLQWHIPFAVKFPFLFAGTFLGSWAIYETVRRHRVTRMLFGMKS
- a CDS encoding sigma-70 family RNA polymerase sigma factor, coding for MRWGPANGQQQQRLDFTEYLDGLYGYAMVLSRNSAEAEDLVQETCLRALRGMGGLRSGDSAKSWLFKILRNTWLNQLRHRRTAPDVVEFDSDVSKPNEPADPRQDPLSVYIAELERGQVRAAIQQLPVEFREIIILREYEELSYQEIAGVLDCPPGTVMSRLARARARLRELLPAELMSPQSGKTEAAKVSEGAA